The following nucleotide sequence is from Pedobacter sp. PACM 27299.
ATCATTGTTTTTAAAAATATCTTCCGGATGGAGGATTCTGATAATCGAGGGCTCATAAGCGACAGATTTCAGCGCATTCAGCTCCTCTGGAGAGGTTCCGAAAGGCGCGCGATAAGCAAGCAACAAGTCTTCTTGTTTTAACACTTCACCATCACGCAAACGATCTATTGCTTCCAGTAAGCCTTCGTCAGGACATACCGATCCATTGATGGATAAGCTGGCATCTGGCTGTGCTGGATATTTAACAGAAAGATAAGGAACGGTGAGATAGCCGGTCTTCGCATTTAAATGCTGCTCCCATTTTTGAGCTATGGTTAAAATTCCGACACGGAGGTCGGCAACCGGTCTTGTGAAAGATAGCGGACGTAAAGATGCCCAGGCATTATCATCAAATAAATTGATTGTCATAAGCAACAAAAATAAAAAAAGTCCCGAAGCAACAGCACCGGGACTTTAAAATAATTACTTTTTTGGTAGAATTACTTCTTAGCGTAACGAGTTTTAAATTTATCGATACGACCAGCTGTATCTACTAACTTCATTTTACCAGTATAGAAAGGGTGTGAAGTATGAGAAATCTCTAATTTGTATAGAGGGTATTCGTTACCATCTTCCCATTTGATGCTTTCTTTAGTATCTACACAAGATTTCGTTAAGAAAGAGTACTCATTTGACATATCTTTAAATACTACAAATCTATAGTTTGATGGATGCAGATCTTTTTTCATGATGCTTTTATATTATTATTTCCTTATTTCTCGCTTATTTTTAAGGTTGCAAATATCCTAAAATTATTTTTCATTAGCAAGGAAGTCATGAAAAATTATCTACTATACTTTTTCCGGGTCTCAATTTTCTCTTTTTGCCGTCTTAAATAGGCATCAGCAATGACTTCAGCAGAAGGGAGTTCGGAATTACTGATCAAAAGACTTTTTAATTTCTCCTCATCTACGTCTGTCCGGTACAAGATGTTCATCATTTTGGAGATGTCATTATCGAGCAGATACGCAAAAGCCTGTACCAATCGTTCCCTGATTTGTGCTTCTGTCCAGATTTCCTCGACTTCAAAGTCTTTCCCTATTATGCTGGTCAATGCTTTTAAAGCTTCCATTTTTTATAGCGCTTTAATCTCCTGACACAATTCTACCAATACCCCGTTTGTCCCTTTCGGATGAAGAAAACACACCAGTTTATTATCGGCACCCCGCTTAGGCTGCTCGTTTAAAAGCACAAAACCGTCATTTTTTAACCGTTCCATCTCCACCAGAATATCTTCCACATCAAAAGCAATGTGATGAATACCCTCTCCTTTTTTCTCGAGGAACTTTGCAATCGGACTTTCCGGATTACTCGCAGACAGCAATTCAATTTTATTGGGTCCAACCTGAAAAAACGCAGTATTTACGCCTTCAGAAACTACCGCTTCTTTTTTATAACAAGCAGTATTTAACAATTTCTCATAAAGATCACAGGAAAAATCCAGGTCTTTTACAGCAATACCAATGTGCTCTATCTTTTTCATAATTGCTTAAACGGTTAGAAAAATGTAAAAATGCAGGTTTTACCTATACGGTCATAGCTATTATTTATAATTGTTGGCATTCTTTTTTCGTACATTTGTCTATTATTAAGAATAATTACATACGATGGAACTTCCTATTTACTTAGATAACAATGCAACTACTCCTCTTGATCCAAGGGTATTAGAAGCGATGCTACCATATTTCACCAACAAATTTGGTAATGCTGCCAGCCGTAACCACGCTTTTGGATGGGTGGCAGAAGAAGGTGTTGACTACGCTCGTGAACAAGTGGCGAAACTAATTGGCTGTACTGATAAAGAGATCATCTTTACTTCAGGTGCTACAGAAGCAGACAATTTAGGTATCAAAGGAGTTTACGAAATGTATCAGGACAAGGGTAATCATATCATTACCGCTACTACTGAGCACAAAGCAGTTTTAGATGCTTGTAAACACCTGGAAAAATTAGGTGCTAAAGTAACTTACTTACAAGTGAAAGCTGACGGTCTGATCGATCTTCAGGAACTTGAAGCTGCAATGACTGAACAAACGATTTTAGTAACCATTATGTATGGTAACAATGAAATTGGCGTCATTCAGCCAGTTAAAGAAATCTCTGCAATTGCTCATAAACATGGTGCATTGTTCATGACTGATGCGACACAAGCTGTAGGAAAAATTCCTGTAGACGTAAACGCTGATGGTATTGACTTAATGGCAT
It contains:
- the mce gene encoding methylmalonyl-CoA epimerase, which encodes MKKIEHIGIAVKDLDFSCDLYEKLLNTACYKKEAVVSEGVNTAFFQVGPNKIELLSASNPESPIAKFLEKKGEGIHHIAFDVEDILVEMERLKNDGFVLLNEQPKRGADNKLVCFLHPKGTNGVLVELCQEIKAL
- a CDS encoding type B 50S ribosomal protein L31 codes for the protein MKKDLHPSNYRFVVFKDMSNEYSFLTKSCVDTKESIKWEDGNEYPLYKLEISHTSHPFYTGKMKLVDTAGRIDKFKTRYAKK